The DNA segment CACGACCTCGCCGTCCGGGGCGCGAAGCACCCTTCGAGACACGGCGTCAAATTGGACATTGGCCGCCGAGCACTCGCGCAGGGTCGAGGTGAGCTTCTCTCCCTCGATCCCGTACGCGACACCGAGCGCCATGGCCTCCTCAACAAGGGCGCTGAATCCCATCAGGATGGCGTTGTTGACGATCTTGACCGCATGTCCGGACCCAAGCGGGCCCACGTGGATGAAGGTCTTTGCTATCAGCCCCAGCATCGGCCGGACCTGTTCGAGGACGGCGGCGTCACCCCCGACGCAGAGTGTGATCCGACGCTCATACGCGCCTGCGACGCTGCCGTTGCAGATCGGCGCATCGATCATCGACACACCCCGCGCGCCGAGACTGCGTCCGATCCGGATGGTCGTAGTCGGGTAACCGGAGCTCATCTCGACGCAGACCGTTCCCCGCTCGATGCGCTCGAAAAGTTCCGGGTTCAGCAGGGTTGTTTCGACCGCCGCGGAGTCCGGAAGGACCGTCACGATCACGTTCCGGTCCCTGGCAACGTCCTCCAGGGACGCCGCCATGCGGACACCGGCGGCGCCGAGCGCGTGCGCCCGGTCGGCGCGCGGGTTCACATCATAGGCCGCCACGTCGGCGCCCGATTGGGCGAGGTTCCGGCAAATGGGGAAGCCGATCGTCCCCAGCCCGATGAAGCCCACACGGTAATCCACAGG comes from the bacterium genome and includes:
- a CDS encoding NAD(P)-dependent oxidoreductase; translated protein: MDYRVGFIGLGTIGFPICRNLAQSGADVAAYDVNPRADRAHALGAAGVRMAASLEDVARDRNVIVTVLPDSAAVETTLLNPELFERIERGTVCVEMSSGYPTTTIRIGRSLGARGVSMIDAPICNGSVAGAYERRITLCVGGDAAVLEQVRPMLGLIAKTFIHVGPLGSGHAVKIVNNAILMGFSALVEEAMALGVAYGIEGEKLTSTLRECSAANVQFDAVSRRVLRAPDGEVVFQLYLAAKDLRYASALAGELGSVHLVADALHNLYEIAERVLGPAVEADTAAWNLVQRLDARRRRGRRDELHAPRRDARPEV